From the genome of Uranotaenia lowii strain MFRU-FL chromosome 1, ASM2978415v1, whole genome shotgun sequence, one region includes:
- the LOC129749973 gene encoding uncharacterized protein LOC129749973, with amino-acid sequence MAQPAVVALCATFCHLWHQCSGNYLIVSARSTHRMFIETSVNSRLRNLCFPCVWIHGNMDRLRGQGYSTTTFPYLWKKVDKEPAPSSRQATGSSLLCTIVIRRTSTFSLWPDGIVVGGFCHMQMDPQCQTGEFKGRLLPSPFFAHIHRPNGKESKAPA; translated from the exons ATGGCCCAACCAGCTGTAGTCGCCCTGTGCGCAACCTTTTGTCACTTATGGCACCAGTGCAGTGGTAATTATCTAATAGTAAGTGCCAGATCGACGCACCGGATGTTTATTGAAACATCCGTTAACTCCCGGTTAAGGAACCTTTGTTTTCCATGCGTTTGGATTCATGGAAACATGGATAGATTGCGCGGTCAAG GTTATAGTACTACCACTTTTCCGTATCTCTGGAAGAAGGTTGATAAGGAGCCAGCCCCCAGCAGTCGGCAAGCTACCGGAAGCTCCC ttcTCTGCACAATCGTGATCCGAAGGACAAGCACTTTTTCGCTATGGCCGGATGGGATCGTCGTTGGAGGTTTCTGTCACATGCAGATGGATCCGCAATGCCAGACGGGTGAATTTAAAGGTCGATTGCTACCCAGTCCATTTTTCGCTCACATCCATCGCCCAAATGGGAAGGAAAGCAAAGCTCCCGCTTGA